Proteins encoded within one genomic window of Anopheles gambiae chromosome 3, idAnoGambNW_F1_1, whole genome shotgun sequence:
- the LOC3291406 gene encoding recQ-mediated genome instability protein 1, which yields MIQHENNRVQMTKMRMLREYHIKVLDNWLSECVSFCVQENPTISNEGVFQFAFSQWLLADLKEIGTGVLPPGLAQKGEQHTMSGSFPVQMQYLMDISEPAYDQWRALYDKKLDEADDEVQMRKSQAPNVKKRRMLKLELTDGKQTVVAMEHSPIRCLNTKLTPGLKLLLTGPLRCINQVIFLEPRNVRVLGGEVDVLLITNAYENVLLRALNKPANPTPKLDYEEPDVSEARHRANYSAIQPIPMDRKAGGSSSHHQGPNQRAHQRKSPAIVEDDVDDSLLMGIDLDMIESTQPKPEQVPTVSTLMDDDDMDAFAVQLVDVPREPEIMHHQVSSTKQSQSSPVARKVAPAPLRRPEPSYEGLIEDDIDVMNALEDQIQSELRGFDQLDEQYDEVAPPRAKKSRPSDEYRQEQREMETLPQPAASSKSKSSEPAPTTSKKFNQFTTSDLFEDSMDGMDALELNERSTTLSIVSPSYPHRIDGTSLATIDQLMALPEEQRRSGAAFVVYCEVEAVTEQPRIRREQWNLSVELTDQSAVRLPVRLHDRVISRMTRHDAAELMRLRKTDRDGVMKLLARILSELKELLQDIKCFWRVVYEPESDSALSGGQPLQPVVMETYEMSEERGAILLEKIIKENCSQLRKML from the exons ATGATACAGCATGAAAACAATCGCGTACAAATGACGAAAATGCGGATGCTGCGGGAGTACCACATCAAGGTGCTGGACAACTGGCTGTCTGAGTGTGTGTCGTTCTGTGTGCAGGAAAATCCCACCATTTCCAATGAGGGCGTGTTTCAGTTCGCATTTAGTCAGTGGTTGCTGGCAGATTTGAAGGAGATCGGTACCGGGGTGCTTCCGCCGGGACTGGCCCAGAAGGGCGAACAGCACACGATGAGCGGCTCGTTTCCGGTTCAGATGCAGTACTTGATGGACATTT CTGAACCGGCGTACGACCAGTGGAGAGCGCTGTACGACAAAAAGCTGGACGAAGCGGACGACGAGGTGCAGATGAGGAAAAGTCAGGCACCGAACGTGAAGAA ACGAAGAATGCTTAAACTCGAACTGACCGATGGCAAACAAACGGTAGTAGCGATGGAGCACAGTCCTATCCGCTGCCTGAACACCAAGCTAACGCCCGGCCTGAAGCTGCTCCTAACCGGTCCGTTGCGCTGCATCAATCAGGTCATCTTTCTCGAGCCGCGCAACGTGCGCGTGCTCGGCGGTGAGGTCGATGTGCTGCTGATAACGAACGCGTACGAGAATGTGCTGCTGCGCGCGCTTAACAAACCGGCCAACCCGACCCCCAAGCTAGACTACGAAGAGCCGGACGTGTCGGAGGCTAGGCATCGCGCCAACTACAGCGCAATACAACCGATCCCGATGGACCGGAAGgcgggcggcagcagcagccatcaTCAGGGGCCAAATCAACGGGCACATCAAAGGAAATCTCCCGCCATCGTGGAGGATGATGTGGACGATTCGCTGCTGATGGGCATCGATCTGGATATGATCGAGTCGACGCAACCGAAACCGGAACAGGTGCCGACCGTTAGCACACTGATGGACGACGACGATATGGACGCGTTTGCCGTGCAGCTGGTGGATGTGCCGCGGGAGCCGGAAATTATGCACCACCAGGTGTCGTCCACGAAACAGTCGCAATCGTCGCCCGTAGCCCGTAAGGTGGCGCCAGCCCCCCTACGTCGCCCTGAACCGTCATACGAGGGGCTGATTGAGGACGATATCGATGTGATGAACGCGCTCGAGGATCAAATTCAGAGCGAGCTGAGGGGCTTCGATCAGTTGGACGAACAGTACGATGAGGTAGCACCTCCGAGGGCTAAAAAATCCAGACCCTCGGATGAGTATCGGCAAGAACAAAGGGAAATGGAGACACTGCCACAGCCAGCCGCGTCCAGCAAAAGTAAAAGCTCCGAACCGGCGCCCACGACCAGCAAGAAGTTCAACCAATTCACCACCTCGGACCTGTTCGAGGACAGCATGGACGGGATGGACGCGCTCGAGCTAAACGAACGGTCAACCACGCTCAGTATCGTCTCGCCCAGCTACCCGCACCGCATCGATGGTACCAGCCTGGCGACGATCGATCAGCTAATGGCTCTACCGGAGGAGCAGCGCCGCTCGGGCGCCGCCTTCGTGGTGTACTGCGAGGTGGAGGCCGTCACCGAGCAGCCCCGCATCCGCAGGGAGCAGTGGAACCTGAGCGTGGAGCTGACGGACCAGTCGGCCGTACGGTTGCCGGTCCGGCTGCACGACCGCGTCATCAGCCGCATGACGCGCCACGACGCGGCGGAGCTGATGCGGCTGCGCAAAACCGATCGCGACGGCGTGATGAAGCTGCTGGCCAGGATACTGAGCGAGCTGAAGGAGCTGCTGCAGGACATCAAGTGCTTCTGGCGGGTGGTTTACGAGCCGGAGTCGGACTCGGCACTGTCGGGCGGCCAGCCCCTCCAGCCGGTGGTGATGGAAACGTACGAAATGAGCGAAGAGCGCGGAGCGATCCTGCTGGAGAAGATCATCAAGGAGAACTGTAGCCAGTTGAGAAAAATGTTATAG